In the Flagellimonas sp. MMG031 genome, one interval contains:
- a CDS encoding TspO/MBR family protein: protein MKKRVLYITVSVLVCLAIGFLSSIATQSSVNDWYLTLDKPSFTPPNYLFAPVWTALYIMMGVAAGIVWSKGYHHIWVKTALYHFVFQLLLNALWSIVFFGLKNPLGGMIVILALLTMIILTIKWFRVISKPAAYLLVPYVLWVAFASALNYKIWELN, encoded by the coding sequence ATGAAAAAAAGAGTCCTTTACATCACTGTAAGCGTTCTGGTTTGCCTAGCCATAGGATTCCTTTCGAGTATTGCTACCCAAAGCTCGGTAAACGATTGGTACCTTACGCTGGACAAGCCTTCCTTTACCCCACCCAATTATCTGTTTGCCCCGGTTTGGACCGCATTGTACATTATGATGGGGGTAGCTGCTGGTATTGTTTGGTCCAAGGGGTATCACCATATCTGGGTAAAAACGGCATTGTACCATTTTGTGTTTCAGCTTTTGTTGAATGCCCTGTGGAGTATTGTATTCTTCGGGCTTAAAAATCCGCTTGGGGGCATGATCGTGATTCTCGCCCTGCTCACCATGATCATTCTTACCATTAAATGGTTCAGGGTCATCAGTAAGCCAGCGGCCTACTTGCTCGTACCTTACGTCTTGTGGGTGGCTTTTGCCTCTGCATTGAACTATAAAATCTGGGAACTGAATTAA
- a CDS encoding MIP/aquaporin family protein, producing the protein MTPFISEIVGTFLLMVLGLGVNANVSLQKTYGNGSGWIVITTGWAFAVYTGVVVAGPYSGAHINPAVSFGLAAAGEFPWSEVPSYILAQFIGAMFAAFCVWLVNKDHFDATEDGGTKRGVFCTAPAIPNTGINLFSEILGTFVLVFSVLYFTDAVISTNNEIIGLGSLGALPVSLIVWGIGLSLGGTTGYAINPARDLGPRIVHALLPLKNKGSNGWGYAWIPVAGPILGGVIAAWVAMLLQ; encoded by the coding sequence ATGACTCCTTTTATTTCTGAGATCGTAGGTACTTTTTTATTGATGGTACTGGGATTGGGCGTAAATGCCAACGTTTCCCTACAAAAAACCTACGGTAATGGCTCCGGTTGGATCGTGATCACCACTGGATGGGCCTTTGCTGTGTATACTGGCGTTGTGGTCGCAGGGCCATACAGCGGAGCGCACATTAACCCAGCGGTAAGTTTTGGACTTGCTGCAGCCGGTGAATTTCCTTGGAGCGAAGTACCCAGCTATATCCTTGCCCAATTTATCGGCGCCATGTTTGCGGCATTTTGCGTGTGGCTCGTCAACAAGGACCATTTTGATGCCACCGAGGATGGCGGTACCAAAAGAGGCGTATTTTGTACCGCTCCTGCCATTCCCAACACGGGCATCAATCTGTTTTCGGAAATCTTGGGCACCTTCGTCCTTGTATTTTCCGTACTCTATTTTACGGATGCCGTGATCTCTACGAACAATGAAATCATCGGACTCGGTTCCTTGGGCGCTTTGCCGGTTTCCCTTATTGTTTGGGGCATTGGATTGTCGTTGGGTGGCACCACTGGTTATGCCATCAACCCGGCACGTGATCTGGGTCCGCGCATTGTACATGCGCTCTTGCCGTTAAAAAATAAAGGTTCCAATGGCTGGGGCTATGCATGGATTCCCGTAGCGGGACCTATTCTGGGAGGAGTAATAGCTGCTTGGGTAGCCATGCTCTTGCAATAA
- the glpK gene encoding glycerol kinase GlpK, giving the protein MNQYILALDQGTTSSRAVVFDKKGTIISVAQKEFTQLFPKPGWVEHDPDEIWSTQAGMAAEAVSKKGIKASQLAAIGITNQRETVVVWDKNTGEPVYNAIVWQDKRTADYCDELKKAGKSQLIREKTGLVIDSYFSGTKVKWILDNVEGAREKAEAGDLVLGTIDTWLIWKMTDGELHITDVTNACRSMLFNINTMDWDDELLELLTIPKSMLPEVKQSSEVYGHTSGSLFATKIPIAGIAGDQQAALFGQMCTQQGMVKNTYGTGCFMLMNIGDQPIVSENNLLTTVAWKINGKTTYALEGSIFIAGAVVQWLRDSLNIIKTSSEVEKLASSVDSSDGVIFVPAFAGLGAPHWNQKAQGTIFGLTRGSTDAHIARAALESIAYQTMDILKAMEADSGISIQELRVDGGATVNDMLMQFQADVLNTVTVRPKIVETTVMGAAYLAGLAVGYWESPKEIQNIWETDVHFNPTKERKAIDEGIEGWYRAIKALEYWTENP; this is encoded by the coding sequence ATGAATCAATATATCCTGGCTTTGGACCAAGGCACCACCAGTTCCCGTGCCGTGGTCTTCGATAAAAAGGGAACCATTATCTCCGTAGCACAAAAAGAATTCACACAACTATTCCCCAAACCTGGGTGGGTGGAACACGACCCCGATGAAATTTGGTCCACCCAAGCCGGAATGGCGGCCGAAGCTGTGAGCAAAAAGGGCATCAAAGCCTCGCAATTGGCAGCCATCGGTATCACCAATCAGCGGGAAACCGTTGTGGTGTGGGACAAAAATACCGGAGAGCCGGTGTACAATGCCATTGTTTGGCAGGACAAGCGTACAGCGGATTATTGCGATGAGCTCAAGAAAGCAGGGAAATCACAACTCATCCGTGAAAAAACGGGACTCGTGATCGATTCCTATTTTTCGGGCACCAAGGTCAAATGGATTTTGGATAATGTGGAAGGAGCCAGGGAAAAAGCCGAAGCTGGGGACTTGGTTTTGGGCACCATCGACACTTGGCTAATTTGGAAAATGACGGATGGCGAACTACATATCACCGATGTAACCAATGCTTGTCGTTCCATGCTCTTCAATATCAATACGATGGACTGGGACGATGAATTGTTGGAACTGTTGACGATTCCCAAAAGCATGCTTCCCGAAGTAAAACAGTCCAGCGAGGTGTACGGGCATACCAGTGGTAGCCTTTTCGCTACCAAAATACCGATTGCAGGGATTGCCGGTGACCAACAGGCCGCTCTTTTTGGGCAAATGTGTACCCAGCAGGGCATGGTCAAAAATACGTATGGCACGGGTTGTTTTATGTTGATGAACATTGGGGACCAACCGATTGTCTCCGAAAACAATCTTTTGACCACGGTCGCATGGAAAATCAATGGGAAAACCACCTACGCGCTTGAAGGTAGCATATTTATCGCCGGAGCCGTTGTGCAGTGGTTGCGGGATAGTTTGAACATCATCAAAACCTCTTCCGAAGTCGAGAAATTGGCAAGTTCCGTGGACAGTTCCGATGGGGTCATCTTTGTTCCGGCCTTTGCTGGTTTGGGAGCTCCCCATTGGAACCAAAAGGCGCAAGGAACCATTTTTGGGCTCACCCGAGGTAGTACCGATGCCCATATTGCAAGGGCGGCATTGGAGTCCATCGCCTACCAGACCATGGATATCCTAAAGGCCATGGAGGCGGATTCCGGCATTTCGATACAGGAACTCCGAGTGGATGGTGGGGCCACCGTAAACGATATGTTGATGCAGTTTCAGGCCGATGTATTGAATACGGTTACGGTTCGTCCCAAAATTGTGGAGACTACGGTAATGGGGGCCGCTTATTTGGCCGGATTGGCCGTTGGGTATTGGGAAAGTCCCAAAGAAATCCAAAATATCTGGGAAACCGATGTACATTTCAACCCCACCAAAGAGCGAAAAGCCATTGATGAAGGCATCGAAGGATGGTACAGGGCCATAAAAGCGCTCGAATATTGGACAGAAAATCCGTAA
- a CDS encoding DUF1697 domain-containing protein, translating into MADTFIALLRGINVSGQKKIKMAELRAVLEDVGLQNVTTYIQSGNLVFDSEVSQTKTLQELINSTILKHFGFEVPTLVVQRADIQQVLEDNPFLDTTESNKLYYVLLQNPPQKELVEEFNQQNFEHEDFHVTDNCVYLQCKKGYGKAKLNNNLIERKLQVQATTRNDRTLRKLLELSAS; encoded by the coding sequence ATGGCGGACACATTCATAGCATTGCTCAGGGGTATCAACGTAAGCGGTCAAAAAAAGATAAAAATGGCCGAACTGAGGGCTGTTTTGGAGGATGTGGGACTTCAAAACGTAACAACCTACATCCAAAGCGGTAACCTTGTTTTTGATAGCGAAGTGTCACAAACAAAGACACTTCAAGAGCTTATCAATTCAACAATTTTGAAGCATTTTGGTTTTGAGGTGCCTACGTTAGTTGTTCAGAGGGCTGATATCCAGCAAGTTTTGGAGGACAATCCTTTTTTGGATACGACCGAGAGCAACAAATTGTACTATGTACTGCTCCAAAATCCCCCACAAAAGGAATTGGTCGAGGAATTTAATCAACAAAACTTTGAACACGAGGACTTTCATGTCACCGATAACTGTGTTTATCTGCAATGTAAAAAAGGCTATGGCAAGGCCAAACTCAACAATAATTTGATCGAACGAAAATTGCAGGTGCAGGCCACCACAAGAAATGACCGTACCTTACGAAAGTTGTTGGAGCTCTCCGCTAGTTAA